One Clostridia bacterium DNA window includes the following coding sequences:
- a CDS encoding ATP-binding cassette domain-containing protein, producing the protein MADQNQRPYIEFQHVSKAFGDNVVLDDVSFDVMPGETVCILGRSGVGKSVALRHIMGFLKPDAGRIWVAYEDITDYPEPELERIRKKVTMVFQNGALFDSLSVGENVAFSLRERGDLNEEQIYQIVDGLLDMVGVREYRDQLPSDLSTGMKRSVAIARALAAQPDAVLYDEPTTMVDPLMAHLLGDLIKKLKYQLKLTSIVVTHDMRLAQKVADRVVFLHEAKVIYFGPPEGMNAAQEQIVREFIDLDALNLDYWKPAPDTR; encoded by the coding sequence ATGGCAGACCAGAATCAGCGGCCATATATCGAATTCCAGCACGTATCCAAGGCATTTGGCGACAACGTCGTGCTGGACGACGTGAGCTTTGACGTGATGCCCGGGGAAACCGTATGCATCCTTGGGCGAAGCGGTGTAGGCAAATCCGTAGCGCTACGCCACATAATGGGATTTCTGAAGCCAGACGCCGGGCGCATCTGGGTGGCGTACGAAGACATCACAGACTATCCCGAACCGGAGCTTGAGCGCATACGCAAGAAGGTCACGATGGTGTTCCAGAACGGCGCGCTATTCGATTCGCTCAGCGTGGGCGAGAACGTGGCATTTTCGCTTCGCGAGCGTGGCGACCTGAACGAAGAGCAGATCTACCAGATTGTCGACGGCCTGCTGGACATGGTGGGGGTCCGTGAATATCGCGACCAGTTGCCATCGGATCTCTCGACCGGGATGAAGCGGTCGGTGGCCATTGCGCGTGCACTGGCGGCGCAGCCCGATGCTGTTCTGTACGACGAGCCGACGACGATGGTCGATCCTCTGATGGCGCACCTGCTGGGGGATCTGATCAAGAAACTGAAATATCAGTTGAAGCTGACGAGCATCGTCGTAACGCACGATATGCGACTGGCGCAGAAAGTTGCGGACCGAGTCGTCTTTCTACACGAAGCCAAGGTAATTTACTTCGGCCCGCCAGAGGGCATGAACGCTGCTCAGGAGCAGATCGTGCGAGAGTTCATCGATCTGGATGCGTTGAATCTCGACTACTGGAAACCGGCGCCGGATACGCGCTGA
- the ftsY gene encoding signal recognition particle-docking protein FtsY: MIQTLFGSLDQPEKPSFLDRMKQAVTRTRENLTDRIEEVVSFRKEIDRETLDDLEATLIAADLGTTTTHEVLEHMREKVDRKQIADVEELKRVLKEELLAILTKANEKPANRVDGEPEVILVVGVNGTGKTTSIGKLAHTLRAQGKTVLLAAADTFRAAAIEQLEVWGDRTGTEVIKTKPGGDPSAVLFDALQAAKARNVDYVIVDTAGRLHTKTNLMHELEKMHRTAQRIIPGAPHETLLVMDATTGQNGLQQARMFTESAGVTGIVLTKLDGTAKGGVVVAISRELGLPVRYVGVGEQKGDMLPFNANDFVDSLFA; encoded by the coding sequence ATGATTCAGACTCTGTTCGGCAGTCTCGACCAACCCGAAAAGCCATCTTTTCTAGATCGCATGAAGCAGGCGGTCACGCGCACGCGTGAGAACCTGACCGACCGCATTGAAGAAGTCGTCAGCTTCCGCAAAGAAATCGACCGCGAGACGCTCGATGACCTGGAAGCCACGCTAATCGCTGCGGACCTGGGCACGACGACAACGCATGAAGTGCTGGAGCACATGCGCGAGAAGGTGGATCGCAAGCAGATTGCAGATGTCGAGGAATTGAAGCGCGTTCTTAAAGAAGAACTGCTCGCTATCCTTACCAAAGCCAATGAGAAGCCTGCGAACCGAGTTGATGGTGAACCTGAAGTCATTCTTGTGGTGGGCGTGAACGGGACGGGCAAGACGACCTCGATCGGCAAGCTCGCGCATACGTTGCGAGCGCAGGGCAAAACCGTGCTGCTGGCTGCTGCGGACACCTTCCGCGCTGCGGCCATTGAGCAACTGGAAGTCTGGGGCGATCGCACCGGGACGGAAGTCATTAAGACGAAACCGGGCGGCGATCCTTCGGCCGTGCTGTTCGATGCCCTGCAAGCCGCGAAAGCCCGCAACGTTGACTACGTGATCGTGGACACCGCAGGGCGTTTGCACACGAAAACGAACCTGATGCATGAGTTGGAGAAGATGCATCGCACGGCGCAGCGCATCATCCCCGGCGCGCCGCACGAGACCCTGCTCGTTATGGACGCCACCACCGGGCAGAACGGACTCCAGCAAGCACGCATGTTCACCGAGTCGGCGGGGGTCACAGGCATCGTGCTCACGAAACTTGATGGCACCGCAAAGGGTGGCGTCGTGGTCGCCATCTCGCGCGAACTCGGACTGCCCGTTCGCTACGTCGGCGTCGGCGAACAAAAGGGTGACATGCTTCCCTTCAATGCCAACGACTTCGTGGATTCGCTGTTCGCGTAG
- a CDS encoding riboflavin synthase — translation MFTGIVEEVGRIARIEQKGENRRITIEARDVPKELKTGHSVAVSGVCLTALDITPTTFAADLAPETWVRTSFSRITTGAQVNLELPLRADGRMGGHMVQGHVDGVGRLVNFERIPDSENWWLHIEVPPELEKYLVYKGSISIEGISLTIAKLEGMICTVAIIPHTVEMTNLNTLKAGDPVNLEADIAAKYLEKWFHRDRDLGGDTLTVEKLVTKGF, via the coding sequence ATGTTCACCGGAATCGTAGAGGAAGTTGGGCGCATCGCCCGCATCGAGCAGAAGGGCGAGAATCGCCGAATCACCATTGAGGCCCGTGATGTTCCAAAGGAACTCAAGACCGGGCACAGCGTAGCCGTGAGCGGCGTCTGCCTCACCGCGCTGGATATCACGCCAACAACGTTTGCCGCCGATCTTGCGCCGGAGACATGGGTACGCACGTCGTTCTCGCGAATCACTACCGGAGCCCAGGTCAACCTTGAACTTCCGCTCCGAGCCGACGGACGAATGGGTGGACACATGGTGCAGGGTCACGTGGATGGCGTCGGGCGTCTCGTGAACTTCGAGCGCATTCCCGATTCCGAGAACTGGTGGTTGCACATAGAAGTCCCACCCGAGCTCGAAAAGTACCTTGTCTACAAGGGTTCCATTTCTATCGAAGGCATCAGCCTCACGATTGCCAAGCTGGAAGGGATGATCTGCACGGTGGCAATCATTCCGCACACGGTCGAGATGACGAATCTCAATACGCTGAAGGCTGGTGATCCTGTCAACCTGGAGGCTGACATCGCAGCCAAGTACCTGGAGAAATGGTTCCATCGCGACCGCGACCTCGGCGGCGACACGCTTACAGTCGAAAAGCTGGTGACCAAGGGGTTCTGA
- the ribD gene encoding bifunctional diaminohydroxyphosphoribosylaminopyrimidine deaminase/5-amino-6-(5-phosphoribosylamino)uracil reductase RibD: MALRDTEELFMTQALDLARQGVGLTSPNPCVGAIVVDERGRIAGRGTHTYEGRKHAEVLALEEAGDLAHGNTLYLNLEPCSHQGRTGPCADAIIAAGIARVVSAMRDPNPLVSGKGFEKLRAAGIEVVDGVLEAEARKLNESFTRYIRTRLPLVTLKTAMTLDGKIAAASNVSQNPTALGSAQASITYITGEAARAHVHKLRHASDAILVGVGTIIADDPLLTDRSSLPRRRPLLRVILDSRLRLPLESRLVKTCQEDVLVFCSFAEEKKRAELEARGVRVEQVPLATFEPQAGEVPYPHAVPTNSKPDMKKVFQQLGESEITSVLVEGGAAVNWTCLAAGVVDKIFFYYAPKILGGSGSVPFASGAGFARMAEAAMVHNITVHHFGEDFAIEGYLRDPYA; this comes from the coding sequence ATGGCATTGCGCGATACTGAAGAACTTTTCATGACCCAGGCACTCGATCTTGCACGGCAGGGCGTCGGCCTCACTTCTCCGAACCCGTGCGTTGGAGCAATCGTTGTGGACGAGCGTGGCCGCATCGCCGGACGCGGAACGCACACATATGAGGGCCGCAAGCACGCTGAAGTTCTTGCCCTTGAAGAAGCTGGAGACCTAGCGCACGGCAACACTCTCTATCTGAACCTGGAGCCCTGCTCGCACCAGGGTCGCACAGGCCCATGCGCAGATGCGATTATCGCGGCCGGCATCGCTCGCGTCGTTAGCGCTATGCGCGACCCCAATCCGCTCGTCAGCGGAAAAGGGTTCGAGAAACTTCGTGCTGCCGGCATCGAGGTCGTTGACGGAGTGCTTGAAGCCGAAGCACGGAAACTCAACGAAAGCTTCACGCGATACATCCGCACCCGCTTGCCGCTGGTGACGCTGAAGACAGCCATGACGCTGGATGGCAAGATCGCGGCAGCATCGAACGTTTCGCAGAATCCCACGGCGCTCGGATCGGCGCAGGCGTCCATTACCTACATCACCGGCGAAGCCGCGCGCGCGCATGTACACAAGCTGCGGCACGCAAGCGATGCGATTCTCGTTGGTGTCGGAACCATCATCGCAGACGATCCGTTGCTCACCGATCGTAGTTCACTCCCGCGCCGCCGTCCGCTGTTGCGCGTCATCCTGGACTCGCGACTGCGACTGCCGCTGGAATCGCGCCTCGTGAAGACGTGCCAGGAGGACGTGCTCGTGTTCTGCTCGTTCGCAGAAGAGAAGAAGCGCGCCGAACTCGAAGCAAGAGGTGTGCGCGTGGAGCAAGTGCCTCTCGCTACGTTTGAGCCGCAAGCCGGGGAAGTTCCTTACCCACATGCAGTTCCCACGAACAGCAAGCCTGACATGAAGAAAGTCTTCCAGCAGCTCGGCGAGTCTGAAATTACCAGCGTTCTTGTCGAAGGGGGAGCCGCAGTGAACTGGACCTGTCTGGCCGCCGGAGTCGTGGACAAGATTTTCTTCTACTACGCCCCCAAGATTCTTGGTGGCAGCGGCTCTGTACCCTTCGCGTCCGGCGCCGGATTCGCTCGTATGGCAGAGGCTGCCATGGTGCATAACATCACCGTCCACCACTTCGGCGAGGACTTTGCCATCGAAGGCTACTTGCGCGATCCGTACGCGTAG
- a CDS encoding HD domain-containing phosphohydrolase: MRLLPSRIPILYSIMGVLLLVSIVPMYFYADRVVSVNRERLKVNEMLLQNTVTKSLSDDIAQRQATIRMMLENLASAVQISSGGNLAQDHVAAPELRALLEKFVSSHGDLAYATLLNTDAKGISAGKITPDVFLQRELEHAFAAARDGRAYNGQPLTIGAGKDSHTVFLASHPLLADGRFVGMLGTVIDLQFLEIRLREFGRGGLALYVVDREGRLVAGASPQFATGQDLTRFEIVQKFVDQGGRSRLVETTEFAVDEKDGRTELLGTCSPVPSLEWAVIAQKEQGEAYASVYEMQRYSRLLALLSVLLSIAISFYATRKITTPLQTLTESSRAIARGDFSQRVTLTSRTEIGELAATFNIMTGELEHFVQDLKRAAEENRALFLNSIQMLAGAVDEKDPYTRGHSDRVTRYSVILATEMGLSEEEIDNVRIAALLHDVGKIGIEDRILKKPGALTPDEFEIMKTHTTKGANILRPVTQLALMLPGIELHHESLDGRGYPYGLKGDELPLMARIISVADTFDAMTTNRPYQAAMDTEYVVRIINSLVSTKFDPRVVAALTSVFESGRLQIRRAGSTNPDQGAAAVAVNAEASAIV, translated from the coding sequence ATGCGCCTACTTCCGTCACGAATCCCGATTCTGTACTCGATTATGGGCGTGCTGCTGCTCGTCAGCATCGTGCCGATGTATTTCTATGCTGATCGCGTGGTCTCCGTGAATCGCGAGCGTCTGAAAGTGAACGAGATGCTCCTGCAGAATACGGTGACGAAGTCGCTTAGTGACGACATCGCGCAGAGGCAAGCGACCATACGCATGATGCTGGAGAACCTGGCCTCGGCCGTGCAGATCTCCAGCGGCGGGAACCTGGCTCAGGATCACGTTGCCGCGCCTGAACTTCGCGCTCTGCTGGAGAAGTTTGTCAGCTCGCATGGCGATCTTGCCTATGCCACGCTTCTGAACACCGATGCCAAGGGCATCTCCGCCGGCAAGATCACGCCAGATGTTTTCCTTCAACGTGAACTTGAACACGCATTTGCAGCCGCTCGCGACGGCCGCGCCTATAACGGACAGCCGCTCACAATCGGGGCGGGGAAAGACTCGCATACGGTTTTCCTCGCCAGCCATCCACTTTTAGCGGACGGGCGCTTCGTGGGTATGCTCGGCACCGTCATCGACCTTCAGTTTCTCGAGATCCGTCTTCGCGAATTTGGCCGTGGTGGACTCGCTCTATACGTTGTCGATCGCGAGGGGCGACTGGTCGCCGGTGCGTCGCCGCAATTCGCTACCGGTCAGGACCTTACGCGTTTCGAGATTGTTCAGAAGTTCGTTGACCAGGGCGGACGCTCGCGCCTCGTCGAGACCACCGAGTTCGCCGTCGACGAGAAGGACGGACGCACCGAACTGCTTGGTACATGCAGCCCTGTGCCTTCGCTGGAGTGGGCCGTCATAGCGCAGAAAGAACAGGGCGAGGCCTACGCCAGCGTCTATGAAATGCAGCGCTACTCACGGCTGCTGGCGTTACTGTCCGTTCTGTTGAGCATCGCAATCAGCTTCTACGCGACTCGAAAAATTACGACACCGTTACAAACGCTTACGGAATCCAGCCGGGCCATTGCCCGTGGCGACTTCTCGCAGCGCGTTACGCTTACCAGCCGCACAGAGATCGGAGAATTAGCGGCAACGTTCAATATTATGACCGGCGAGCTAGAACACTTCGTCCAGGACCTGAAGCGAGCCGCCGAAGAGAACCGCGCACTGTTCCTGAACTCCATACAGATGCTGGCCGGAGCGGTTGACGAAAAGGATCCGTACACACGGGGCCACTCCGACCGCGTGACGCGCTACTCCGTCATACTTGCAACGGAGATGGGACTGAGCGAAGAGGAGATTGACAATGTTCGCATCGCCGCCCTGCTGCATGACGTGGGCAAGATCGGCATCGAGGACCGCATTCTCAAGAAGCCCGGCGCGCTCACTCCCGACGAATTCGAGATCATGAAGACGCACACGACGAAGGGCGCCAACATTCTGCGCCCCGTCACGCAACTCGCGCTCATGCTGCCCGGTATCGAACTGCACCACGAGTCTCTCGACGGCCGGGGCTATCCCTATGGCTTGAAGGGCGACGAACTGCCGCTGATGGCGCGCATCATCAGCGTGGCCGACACGTTCGACGCCATGACGACCAACCGCCCTTACCAAGCCGCCATGGATACCGAGTATGTCGTCCGCATCATCAATTCGCTAGTGAGTACGAAGTTTGACCCGCGCGTGGTCGCCGCCCTGACATCGGTGTTCGAGAGCGGCAGGTTACAAATCCGCCGAGCCGGCTCCACCAATCCGGACCAAGGCGCGGCAGCAGTCGCAGTAAATGCCGAAGCCAGCGCAATCGTGTAG